One region of Parerythrobacter jejuensis genomic DNA includes:
- the hisD gene encoding histidinol dehydrogenase gives MQRLKSSDPDFADKFTKLVESRRESSRDVGRDVFDILARVKGKGDAALVEYSARFDQHNLTTDEDWSIAPAACKAAYDGLDSDLREALELAADRIRAYHEAQLPNNRDYTDDAGVRLGANWYPVDAAGLYVPGGRAAYPSSLLMNAIPAKVAGVERLAIVTPTPKGDSNPLVLAAAHIAGVDEIWRVGGAHAVAALAYGTERIKRVDVITGPGNAYVAEAKRQLYGVVGIDMVAGPSEILVIADGKNDPDWIAADLLSQAEHDPTSQSILITDDADFAEQVEDRVDVQCAMLPTRKVARESWDAHGALVVVEKLEDAIPLANRLAAEHVELAVDDPEALMKGLRHAGSIFLGRMVPEAVGDYVAGPNHVLPTGRRARFASGLSVLDFMKRTSFISMDKSGLEKIGPAAVKLAHAEGLPAHAASIELRLK, from the coding sequence ATGCAGAGGCTCAAATCTTCCGATCCCGATTTCGCGGACAAGTTCACAAAGCTGGTGGAATCCCGCCGCGAAAGCTCGCGCGATGTCGGCCGGGATGTGTTCGATATCCTCGCCCGGGTTAAGGGAAAAGGCGATGCTGCGCTGGTCGAATACTCGGCCCGGTTTGACCAGCACAACCTGACCACCGACGAAGATTGGTCGATTGCGCCTGCTGCTTGCAAGGCAGCCTATGACGGGCTGGATAGCGATCTACGCGAGGCACTCGAGCTCGCTGCTGACCGCATACGCGCCTATCACGAGGCACAGCTGCCCAATAATCGCGACTACACTGACGATGCGGGTGTACGCCTGGGGGCCAACTGGTATCCCGTCGATGCCGCAGGGCTTTATGTTCCAGGAGGGCGCGCGGCCTATCCTTCATCGCTGTTGATGAACGCCATCCCGGCGAAGGTTGCGGGTGTGGAACGGCTGGCAATTGTTACGCCGACGCCCAAAGGGGATAGCAATCCGCTGGTTCTGGCCGCCGCGCACATCGCGGGTGTTGATGAAATCTGGCGGGTTGGCGGTGCGCATGCAGTTGCGGCGCTGGCCTATGGCACCGAGCGGATCAAGCGGGTCGATGTCATCACCGGCCCCGGCAATGCCTATGTCGCCGAGGCGAAGCGTCAGCTCTATGGCGTGGTCGGCATCGACATGGTGGCCGGCCCGAGCGAAATCCTGGTCATCGCCGACGGCAAGAACGATCCCGACTGGATCGCCGCCGACCTTCTGAGCCAGGCCGAACATGACCCGACCAGCCAATCGATCCTGATCACGGACGATGCCGATTTTGCGGAACAGGTGGAAGATCGCGTCGACGTGCAATGCGCGATGCTGCCCACTCGCAAGGTCGCCCGCGAAAGCTGGGATGCGCATGGGGCCCTGGTGGTCGTCGAAAAACTCGAAGATGCCATCCCCCTCGCCAATCGTCTGGCAGCAGAGCATGTGGAACTGGCCGTCGATGATCCCGAAGCCCTGATGAAGGGCCTGCGCCATGCAGGCAGTATTTTCCTGGGCCGGATGGTGCCCGAAGCTGTCGGCGATTATGTCGCCGGTCCCAACCACGTTTTACCCACCGGGCGGCGCGCGCGCTTTGCCAGCGGATTGTCCGTGCTCGATTTCATGAAGCGCAC
- the hisG gene encoding ATP phosphoribosyltransferase — protein MPQNSLTFAVPKGRILEEALPVMARAGVVPEDGFHDKSNRALSFATTREDMRLIRVRAFDVATFVAHGAAQLGIVGSDVIEEFDYSDLYAPVDLDIGHCHLSVAEPADGSGDVGTASHLRIATKYPNLTRRHFERQGIQAECVKLNGAMELAPTLGLAGRIVDLVSTGRTLKDNGLVEKDKIIDISARLIVNRAALKTDSRVAALVEAFRADAEKRKAA, from the coding sequence ATGCCGCAAAACTCGCTCACATTCGCTGTGCCCAAAGGCCGCATTCTGGAGGAGGCGCTGCCAGTGATGGCGCGCGCTGGCGTGGTGCCCGAGGATGGCTTCCACGACAAGTCCAACCGGGCCTTGTCTTTTGCGACAACCCGCGAAGACATGCGCCTGATCCGCGTACGCGCTTTCGACGTTGCAACTTTTGTCGCCCACGGCGCTGCGCAGTTGGGCATTGTCGGGTCCGATGTGATCGAGGAATTCGACTATTCCGATCTCTACGCTCCGGTTGATCTGGATATTGGCCATTGCCACTTGTCCGTGGCCGAGCCTGCGGATGGTTCCGGCGATGTCGGGACGGCAAGCCACCTGCGGATCGCAACCAAGTACCCCAATCTGACCCGTCGTCATTTTGAGCGACAGGGTATCCAGGCAGAATGCGTCAAGCTGAACGGTGCGATGGAACTTGCCCCGACGCTCGGCCTGGCAGGCAGGATTGTCGATCTGGTCTCGACCGGCCGCACCCTGAAAGACAATGGCCTGGTCGAGAAAGACAAGATTATCGACATTTCGGCGCGTCTGATCGTCAATCGCGCCGCACTGAAAACCGACAGCCGTGTCGCTGCGTTGGTCGAAGCGTTCCGCGCCGATGCCGAGAAGCGCAAGGCAGCCTGA
- a CDS encoding DUF2332 domain-containing protein, with protein MAQTGSIMDIKSLPDAIEWQAKHAEEGGAPGTAKVIRGLLAAAKTNTATGRRMANWQGLTLKDAMPLRINGGLHNLVLTGEDTRLGAVYGGQMTDQSAVNALVCELVETYDARLLPWLDGPPQTNEAGRSASLMAGLLWLAQHVPGQFEMLELGSSAGINTMMERYFFDLGGVRTGPGNSPMRIAPEWKGGPPPSTSPRIIAIRGCDVAPIDLGDPESAMQLKSYVWPEATARMGRIDAAVDLARERAPDVVKQDAGSFVAEALSRPQEDDVTRVLFHSIVWQYVPDDQQEAIRAAMAEAASRATAQKPLAWVSLETNRETFRHELHVSYWPGGETASLLACAHPHGAWVEWLYD; from the coding sequence ATGGCGCAAACCGGCAGCATCATGGACATCAAATCGCTCCCCGACGCCATCGAATGGCAGGCGAAACATGCCGAGGAGGGCGGAGCGCCGGGAACGGCAAAGGTGATCCGGGGGCTGCTGGCTGCTGCCAAAACGAATACCGCAACTGGGCGCCGCATGGCCAATTGGCAGGGGCTGACCCTGAAGGATGCAATGCCCCTGCGGATCAATGGCGGCCTGCACAATCTGGTGCTGACCGGCGAGGATACACGGCTCGGAGCCGTCTATGGCGGGCAGATGACGGACCAGAGTGCAGTGAATGCTTTGGTCTGCGAACTGGTTGAGACGTATGATGCGCGATTGCTTCCTTGGCTCGATGGGCCACCCCAGACCAACGAAGCGGGCCGGTCCGCCAGCCTGATGGCGGGCCTGCTGTGGTTGGCCCAGCATGTGCCCGGACAATTCGAAATGCTCGAACTCGGATCAAGCGCGGGCATCAACACGATGATGGAGCGGTATTTCTTCGATCTGGGCGGGGTTCGCACCGGGCCCGGAAACAGCCCGATGCGGATCGCGCCGGAGTGGAAAGGCGGCCCACCCCCTTCCACATCGCCCCGCATTATCGCGATCCGAGGGTGCGATGTCGCCCCGATCGATCTTGGTGATCCGGAATCGGCGATGCAGCTGAAAAGCTATGTCTGGCCCGAAGCAACTGCCCGGATGGGCCGAATCGACGCCGCAGTCGACCTTGCGCGTGAACGCGCTCCCGATGTAGTCAAACAGGATGCCGGTAGCTTTGTTGCAGAAGCGCTCTCCCGGCCACAGGAAGACGACGTCACCCGCGTGCTGTTCCACTCGATCGTGTGGCAATACGTCCCCGATGACCAGCAGGAAGCGATCCGCGCCGCAATGGCCGAAGCCGCATCACGTGCGACCGCGCAAAAGCCACTGGCCTGGGTCAGCCTCGAAACCAATCGTGAGACTTTCCGGCATGAATTGCATGTAAGCTATTGGCCCGGAGGTGAAACCGCCAGCCTGCTTGCCTGCGCGCATCCGCACGGGGCGTGGGTGGAGTGGCTCTACGACTAA
- a CDS encoding alpha/beta fold hydrolase, with protein sequence MEQVRVTLANGIALDVVDAGPRDGEALIFLHGFPESHRTWRKQITRFSDRYRCIAPDQRGYRGSSKPEGVENYTPDKLIGDVFLLADALGIDRFSIVGHDWGGALAWAVAMRGQGDRVDRAILCNAAHPVIYSKLLWTDPAQREAGQYMRLYRDTSRDDEIRAKGLRALIEGTGNATGALPEDDPEERAAILADWSDGEAAIGMINWYRATPMVVPPAVAPFEIPPDAKLPRVPVITIPTLVIWAMDDHALVPGNIEGLEQHVTDLTVETIPDCGHFLLWQQPGKVNAAIEAFLCRTA encoded by the coding sequence ATGGAACAGGTGCGGGTCACTCTCGCCAACGGGATCGCACTGGACGTGGTGGATGCAGGGCCGCGCGATGGCGAGGCCCTGATTTTCTTGCACGGCTTTCCCGAAAGCCATCGCACGTGGCGTAAGCAGATCACCCGTTTCAGCGACCGGTATCGCTGTATCGCTCCCGATCAACGCGGCTATCGCGGTTCGTCCAAGCCTGAAGGCGTCGAGAACTATACGCCGGACAAGCTGATCGGCGATGTCTTCCTGCTCGCCGATGCGCTCGGCATCGACCGCTTTAGCATTGTCGGCCATGACTGGGGCGGCGCATTGGCATGGGCGGTGGCCATGCGCGGCCAGGGCGATCGGGTCGACCGCGCGATCCTGTGCAATGCCGCGCATCCGGTGATCTATTCCAAGCTGCTATGGACCGATCCGGCCCAGCGCGAAGCCGGGCAATATATGCGGCTCTATCGCGATACCTCGCGCGACGATGAAATCCGCGCGAAAGGCCTGCGCGCCCTGATCGAAGGGACCGGCAATGCCACCGGTGCGCTGCCCGAGGATGATCCAGAAGAACGCGCCGCAATTCTAGCCGATTGGAGCGATGGAGAAGCGGCTATCGGCATGATCAACTGGTACCGTGCCACCCCTATGGTGGTGCCGCCCGCCGTTGCTCCGTTCGAAATTCCACCCGATGCGAAGCTGCCAAGAGTGCCCGTAATCACAATCCCGACGCTGGTGATATGGGCCATGGACGACCACGCCCTGGTACCGGGAAATATCGAGGGGCTGGAGCAGCATGTTACCGACCTGACAGTGGAAACCATTCCCGATTGCGGGCACTTCCTGTTGTGGCAACAGCCCGGCAAAGTGAACGCCGCTATCGAGGCGTTCCTTTGCCGAACCGCTTAG
- a CDS encoding SDR family NAD(P)-dependent oxidoreductase — protein sequence MSYEGQAWWITGASSGIGAALATELGARGARVILSGRDEARLAGIAGDIPTDTLVLPFDVRDDAAMLAATTQAVDWATANSGGLDGFVANAGVSQRSRATKTDMQVYRDIIDIDLTAQIAASQALLPHMTARGSGKLLFISSIAGKVGVPMRTAYSAAKFGLAGYADALRGELSIDGVDVHVIYPGSVATNVSRNALSADGTKRGRSDEVIDNGIPADDAAKTMLDAVSNGDREIIVAQGMEEAMGEMRRTPDQLFDQVAGMVAAGYMDKMEADS from the coding sequence ATGAGTTACGAAGGTCAAGCCTGGTGGATTACCGGCGCTTCGAGCGGCATTGGTGCCGCATTGGCAACAGAACTGGGTGCACGCGGCGCACGGGTGATCCTTTCTGGCCGCGACGAAGCCCGGCTGGCGGGGATTGCGGGCGATATCCCTACCGATACCCTCGTCCTGCCGTTCGATGTGCGGGATGATGCTGCGATGCTCGCCGCCACTACACAGGCGGTCGATTGGGCAACTGCGAATTCCGGCGGGCTGGACGGCTTTGTCGCCAATGCCGGCGTGTCGCAGCGCAGCCGTGCGACCAAGACCGACATGCAGGTCTATCGCGACATCATCGATATCGACCTGACGGCGCAGATTGCCGCGTCGCAAGCGCTACTGCCCCACATGACCGCGCGCGGAAGCGGGAAGCTGCTGTTCATCTCCTCCATCGCAGGCAAGGTCGGCGTGCCTATGCGCACGGCCTATTCGGCTGCCAAGTTCGGCCTTGCCGGATATGCCGACGCGTTGCGCGGCGAGCTTTCGATCGACGGGGTCGATGTCCACGTAATCTATCCCGGATCGGTCGCGACCAATGTCAGCCGCAATGCACTGAGTGCCGATGGCACCAAGCGGGGCCGCAGCGATGAAGTGATCGACAACGGCATCCCGGCCGACGACGCCGCAAAAACCATGCTCGACGCAGTTTCCAACGGCGACCGCGAGATCATTGTTGCCCAGGGCATGGAAGAAGCCATGGGCGAAATGCGACGCACGCCGGACCAGCTGTTCGACCAGGTCGCCGGGATGGTGGCAGCGGGATATATGGACAAGATGGAAGCGGACAGCTGA
- a CDS encoding pirin family protein has product MIAQTITPTTHNLGQFQVRRALPTPGRTMVGPFIFVDQFGPAQLDIGTAMDVRPHPHINLATVTWLFEGAIDHRDSIGSFSTIRPGQVNLMTAGKGIVHSERSPQAERDAGPKLYGMQTWLALPDGCEEIDPAFEAVKDLPVVEDQCAQATVIMGELWGKRAATTTHADTLYAEINLAPTGSLPIDCDADERAVMLVGGEASIDGQSLELYALTVLEPGHTMMLSSDRGGRIMLLGGEAFATKRHVWWNFVSSSKDRIEQAKDDWNKGRFPTVPGDDKEYIPIPGQPLTRSD; this is encoded by the coding sequence ATGATCGCCCAGACGATAACCCCCACCACCCACAATCTGGGCCAGTTCCAGGTCCGTCGAGCGTTGCCGACGCCGGGACGCACCATGGTGGGGCCGTTCATCTTTGTGGACCAGTTCGGGCCGGCCCAACTCGATATCGGCACGGCCATGGACGTTCGCCCGCACCCGCATATCAACCTCGCCACTGTGACCTGGCTGTTTGAAGGTGCGATCGATCACCGCGACAGTATCGGGAGTTTTTCGACCATTCGCCCGGGCCAGGTGAACCTGATGACCGCGGGCAAAGGCATCGTTCATTCCGAGCGGAGCCCGCAGGCGGAGCGTGATGCAGGGCCAAAACTCTACGGGATGCAGACCTGGCTTGCCCTGCCCGATGGCTGCGAGGAGATCGATCCGGCATTCGAAGCCGTAAAAGATCTTCCCGTGGTAGAGGATCAATGCGCGCAAGCGACTGTCATCATGGGTGAGCTATGGGGCAAGCGCGCTGCCACGACGACCCATGCGGACACGCTCTACGCCGAAATCAACCTGGCCCCCACCGGCAGCCTCCCGATCGACTGTGACGCGGATGAGCGCGCCGTGATGCTGGTGGGCGGTGAGGCTTCCATCGACGGGCAGTCCCTCGAACTATACGCGCTCACTGTGCTGGAGCCGGGACACACCATGATGCTGTCATCAGATCGCGGCGGGCGGATCATGTTGCTGGGCGGCGAAGCCTTTGCCACCAAACGGCACGTGTGGTGGAATTTCGTCAGTTCCAGCAAGGACCGGATCGAGCAGGCCAAGGATGACTGGAACAAGGGACGCTTCCCCACCGTGCCCGGCGACGACAAAGAATATATCCCGATCCCCGGGCAACCGCTGACGCGTAGCGACTAA
- a CDS encoding NUDIX hydrolase, which yields MAESVTEKRLRRAARILVLDPAERLLMFRFTVDGRPPFWVTAGGECDPGESFEDAARRELLEETGIEADPGPQIEQICPEFVTVEGEPVRADERYFRIRVSEARIDTSGHTQLEQRVMQEHRWFTRTELTDWHEYIFPRNVAELIDKDAGS from the coding sequence ATGGCCGAGTCTGTGACTGAAAAGCGATTGCGCCGGGCGGCGCGCATCCTTGTCCTCGATCCAGCCGAACGCTTGCTGATGTTCCGCTTCACGGTTGATGGCAGGCCGCCTTTCTGGGTGACAGCGGGCGGCGAGTGCGATCCTGGCGAGAGCTTCGAGGATGCCGCGAGGCGCGAATTGCTGGAAGAGACAGGTATCGAGGCCGATCCGGGCCCGCAGATCGAGCAGATTTGCCCCGAATTCGTGACGGTCGAAGGCGAGCCTGTAAGAGCTGACGAGCGATATTTCAGAATCCGGGTCTCGGAGGCCCGGATTGATACGTCAGGGCATACCCAGCTCGAACAACGCGTCATGCAGGAACATCGCTGGTTCACCCGCACTGAGCTGACCGATTGGCACGAATATATCTTCCCTCGCAATGTCGCCGAATTGATCGATAAGGATGCCGGATCATGA
- a CDS encoding BolA family protein, producing the protein MATMQAEIEEILQRAFAPTMLEVINDSGQHAGHAGDDGSGESHFTVVIESPAFAGVSRLQRQRQVIAALGDIVGERVHAVAIKASVPGGK; encoded by the coding sequence ATGGCCACGATGCAGGCTGAAATTGAAGAAATATTGCAGCGGGCATTTGCTCCGACCATGCTCGAAGTGATCAACGATAGCGGCCAGCACGCTGGCCATGCGGGTGATGATGGATCGGGCGAATCGCATTTTACTGTCGTCATCGAAAGCCCCGCATTTGCGGGCGTGTCGCGCCTGCAACGCCAGCGGCAAGTGATCGCTGCACTTGGCGATATCGTGGGCGAGCGTGTCCACGCGGTGGCGATCAAGGCCTCCGTTCCCGGAGGAAAGTAA
- a CDS encoding J domain-containing protein, with amino-acid sequence MRGDRFHGRYESSGRVCEHPSCREPGEFRAPGSFGNSFDGPGQWRWMCLEHVREFNAGYDWFEGMNAEEILRAQSPASGWQTETAAFRPTAGVDGMPRWADFNDPLDAIGARVAGIKSRAQREADMAMDGRFSRDEAQALETMGLGLETDRKKLRRRYSELVRRYHPDRNGGDRKYEKRLSRVVEAYQLLRKSAAIA; translated from the coding sequence ATGCGTGGTGACCGGTTCCATGGACGATACGAAAGCTCAGGGCGAGTCTGCGAACACCCTTCCTGCCGCGAGCCGGGCGAATTCCGCGCGCCCGGAAGTTTTGGCAACAGTTTTGACGGTCCTGGCCAGTGGCGCTGGATGTGCCTTGAGCATGTGCGCGAATTCAATGCGGGGTATGACTGGTTCGAAGGGATGAATGCAGAGGAAATCCTTCGCGCCCAGTCCCCTGCCTCCGGATGGCAAACCGAAACCGCTGCTTTCCGCCCGACAGCCGGCGTGGACGGAATGCCGCGCTGGGCCGATTTCAACGATCCGCTTGACGCAATCGGTGCGCGTGTTGCCGGGATCAAAAGCCGCGCCCAGCGCGAAGCGGATATGGCGATGGATGGCAGGTTCAGCCGGGACGAGGCGCAGGCACTCGAAACGATGGGGCTGGGGCTGGAAACGGACCGCAAGAAACTGCGCCGGCGCTATTCCGAGCTCGTGCGCCGTTATCACCCCGACCGCAATGGCGGGGATCGCAAATACGAAAAGCGCCTGAGCAGGGTGGTCGAGGCCTATCAGCTGCTCAGGAAGAGCGCGGCCATCGCCTAG
- a CDS encoding glutathione S-transferase family protein, whose product MADFTFYTVAMSRGQIARWALHEAGANYDQVVFDWATRPDNFVDINPMNKVPTLVHHHGGHDHVVTEAAAICHYLAETHPGTGLLPDAHEKASYFRWLFFAAGPLEQAIIGAAMGWEVPPERAGMAGFGSLELALDAIDSWLNTNDFVCGDRFTMADCYVGSQFIWGLRFGTVAERPSFKAYVERCTTRPKCVEAVAIDQKLIEQAQTES is encoded by the coding sequence ATGGCAGATTTCACATTCTACACCGTCGCGATGAGCCGCGGGCAGATTGCGCGATGGGCGCTCCACGAAGCTGGCGCTAATTACGACCAGGTCGTGTTCGACTGGGCCACAAGGCCTGACAACTTTGTCGATATCAATCCCATGAACAAGGTCCCCACGCTGGTGCATCATCATGGTGGCCACGACCATGTGGTGACAGAAGCTGCCGCCATTTGTCACTATCTGGCAGAGACACACCCTGGGACGGGCCTGCTGCCCGATGCGCATGAGAAGGCGAGCTATTTCCGTTGGCTGTTCTTTGCTGCCGGACCGCTCGAGCAGGCTATTATCGGCGCTGCCATGGGCTGGGAAGTCCCGCCCGAACGGGCCGGGATGGCCGGATTCGGATCCCTCGAACTTGCACTCGATGCGATCGATAGCTGGTTGAACACGAACGATTTTGTCTGCGGTGACAGGTTCACCATGGCCGACTGCTATGTCGGCAGCCAGTTTATCTGGGGCTTGCGCTTCGGCACTGTAGCGGAACGCCCCAGCTTCAAGGCGTATGTAGAGCGGTGCACCACGCGTCCGAAATGTGTGGAAGCTGTCGCCATTGACCAGAAACTGATCGAACAGGCGCAGACTGAAAGCTAG
- a CDS encoding DUF1428 domain-containing protein, whose product MYVMGVVLAVPAGNEAAYRKMAEDMGQIFLDYGALEVIENWEVDVPEGEVTDFRKAVNAETGEKIVFSWVTFESKEASDKAHEDMMQDERMKNPPADMPFDGKRMIFGGFRTIYSASKEKA is encoded by the coding sequence ATGTATGTGATGGGTGTGGTGCTGGCGGTTCCCGCAGGAAATGAAGCCGCCTACCGCAAGATGGCCGAGGATATGGGTCAGATATTTCTCGACTATGGCGCACTAGAAGTGATCGAGAATTGGGAAGTCGACGTCCCCGAGGGCGAGGTGACCGATTTTCGCAAGGCCGTGAACGCGGAGACGGGCGAGAAGATTGTCTTCTCGTGGGTGACCTTCGAAAGCAAGGAAGCCTCCGACAAGGCGCACGAGGACATGATGCAGGACGAACGGATGAAAAATCCGCCTGCAGACATGCCCTTTGATGGCAAACGCATGATCTTCGGCGGTTTCCGGACGATCTATTCGGCCAGCAAAGAGAAGGCTTAA
- a CDS encoding oxygenase MpaB family protein: MPPPSPTEFLRQQLVGRVRAVFNDVENGQEPVPPSDDALFEKNTPIRMVHADLVGMMVGGVRGLLLQMLHPHALQGVLDHSNFREDMHGRLRRTARFIALTTFGHRDDAKEAIERVNRIHLRVQGTLLDGSPYTATDPRTLAWVHVAESTSFLAAYLRHVRPDMPGSEQDEYYRQFAVIARGLGADPVPINRNEAEMLFREMRGDLRASPQAREVADLVLTQRPPGSPPAVQAMLGGEAVALLPAFARSMLGLERPGLAALPARAATWGMGKTLRWAFRQ, encoded by the coding sequence ATGCCGCCGCCTTCACCCACGGAATTTCTCAGACAGCAGCTGGTTGGCCGCGTGCGTGCCGTGTTCAATGATGTCGAGAACGGGCAGGAGCCCGTCCCGCCCAGTGATGATGCGCTGTTCGAGAAGAATACCCCGATCCGGATGGTGCATGCGGATCTGGTCGGCATGATGGTGGGCGGGGTTCGCGGCCTGTTGCTGCAAATGCTCCACCCGCACGCCCTGCAAGGTGTTCTCGACCATTCCAATTTTCGCGAGGACATGCACGGGCGGTTGCGTCGCACTGCCCGCTTTATTGCGCTGACCACATTCGGGCATCGAGACGATGCGAAAGAGGCCATCGAGCGGGTCAATCGGATTCATCTGCGGGTACAAGGTACCCTGCTCGATGGATCACCCTATACCGCTACCGATCCGCGCACTCTGGCTTGGGTTCATGTGGCCGAATCCACCAGTTTCCTCGCCGCATATTTGCGCCATGTCCGTCCTGATATGCCCGGCAGCGAGCAGGACGAATACTACCGCCAGTTTGCCGTCATTGCCCGCGGTCTGGGCGCCGATCCCGTCCCGATAAACCGCAACGAGGCAGAAATGCTGTTCCGGGAAATGCGCGGAGATTTGCGTGCCAGCCCGCAAGCGCGCGAGGTTGCCGACCTCGTGCTGACCCAGCGCCCGCCGGGATCCCCGCCTGCCGTCCAAGCGATGCTAGGGGGTGAGGCGGTGGCGTTGCTCCCCGCTTTTGCCCGGTCCATGCTGGGTCTGGAACGCCCCGGTCTTGCTGCCCTGCCCGCGCGTGCCGCCACGTGGGGTATGGGCAAGACCTTGCGCTGGGCATTCCGCCAGTAG
- a CDS encoding cupin domain-containing protein, producing the protein MDVNADFDHRVHVHSGRIDWVPSPMPGVDRRMLDRVGDEVARATSIVRYAEGSAFPEHTHGGGEEFIVLEGTFQDEQGDYPAGTYVRNPPTTHHIPRSDDGCTIFVKLWQFDAADRNQFSLDLNTVPLVDLEHGRARAELHRDAHETVAIEQWQPHGTYDVGDAGGAEILVLDGLLQMDATRLARHDWLRLPKGDLISLKAGPEGARFWIKTGHLDHLRVPESN; encoded by the coding sequence ATGGACGTCAATGCCGATTTTGACCACCGTGTCCACGTCCATTCGGGCCGGATTGACTGGGTGCCGTCGCCCATGCCCGGCGTGGACCGCCGCATGCTGGACCGCGTCGGAGACGAGGTCGCAAGGGCGACGTCGATTGTTCGATATGCCGAAGGAAGCGCTTTCCCCGAACACACGCATGGCGGCGGGGAAGAATTCATCGTCCTGGAAGGCACGTTCCAGGATGAACAAGGCGATTATCCGGCCGGGACCTACGTCCGCAATCCCCCGACAACCCATCACATTCCGCGCTCCGATGATGGTTGCACCATCTTCGTCAAACTGTGGCAATTCGATGCGGCGGACCGGAACCAGTTCAGTCTCGATCTCAACACTGTCCCTTTGGTGGATCTGGAGCATGGGCGCGCCCGGGCGGAGCTCCATCGCGATGCCCACGAAACAGTGGCGATCGAGCAGTGGCAACCGCACGGAACCTATGATGTGGGCGATGCCGGGGGTGCCGAAATCCTCGTCCTCGACGGGCTGCTGCAAATGGATGCCACGCGATTGGCGCGGCACGACTGGTTGCGCCTGCCCAAAGGCGATTTGATCAGTCTGAAAGCGGGGCCGGAAGGTGCCAGATTCTGGATCAAGACCGGGCATCTCGACCATCTACGGGTCCCGGAAAGCAACTGA
- the cobS gene encoding cobaltochelatase subunit CobS: MNEITDKSFEPNAKTTLSAPDTTVDVRETFGIDIDWQVPAFSEADERVPDFDESYVFDPDTTLAILAGFAHNRRVMVQGYHGTGKSTHIEQVAARLNWPCIRINLDAHISRIDLVGRDAIVLRDGLQVTEFREGLLPWALQHPVALVFDEYDAGRPDVMFVIQRVLEQQGKLTLLDQNRVIRPDPNFRLFATANTVGLGDTSGLYHGTQQINQGQMDRWNIVVGLNYLPAETEQNIVAAKNPDADPKMIADMIKVADLTRQGFINGDISTVMSPRTVITWAENTAIFNNAGLAFRLSFLNKCDEAERMLVAEYYQRVFGEDLPESVVG, translated from the coding sequence ATGAACGAGATCACCGACAAGAGCTTCGAGCCCAACGCCAAGACGACCCTTTCCGCGCCGGACACCACGGTGGATGTGCGCGAGACCTTCGGGATCGATATCGACTGGCAAGTCCCCGCCTTTTCCGAGGCGGACGAGCGCGTGCCCGATTTCGACGAAAGCTATGTGTTCGATCCGGACACGACGCTCGCGATTCTGGCCGGTTTTGCCCACAATCGGCGGGTAATGGTCCAGGGCTATCACGGTACGGGTAAGTCGACCCACATCGAGCAGGTAGCCGCGCGCCTCAATTGGCCGTGTATCCGGATCAACCTCGATGCCCATATCAGCCGGATCGACCTAGTCGGGCGCGATGCCATCGTGCTGCGCGACGGCTTACAGGTGACCGAATTCCGCGAGGGCCTGTTGCCGTGGGCCTTACAGCACCCGGTTGCGCTGGTGTTCGACGAATATGACGCAGGGCGCCCAGACGTGATGTTCGTCATCCAGCGCGTGCTCGAGCAGCAAGGCAAGTTGACCCTGCTGGACCAGAACCGCGTGATCCGCCCGGACCCCAATTTCCGCCTGTTTGCGACTGCCAACACGGTCGGCCTGGGTGACACGAGCGGATTGTATCACGGCACCCAGCAGATCAACCAGGGCCAGATGGACCGCTGGAATATCGTGGTCGGCCTCAACTACCTGCCGGCTGAAACCGAGCAGAACATCGTTGCCGCCAAGAACCCGGATGCGGATCCCAAAATGATTGCGGACATGATCAAGGTTGCCGACCTGACCCGCCAGGGCTTCATCAACGGCGATATCTCGACCGTTATGAGCCCGCGCACTGTCATCACCTGGGCCGAAAACACCGCAATTTTCAATAATGCCGGTCTCGCCTTCCGCCTCAGCTTCCTCAACAAATGCGACGAAGCCGAGCGGATGCTGGTGGCCGAGTATTACCAGCGCGTGTTCGGCGAAGACCTGCCAGAAAGTGTCGTCGGCTGA